The Amblyomma americanum isolate KBUSLIRL-KWMA chromosome 11, ASM5285725v1, whole genome shotgun sequence genome includes the window CTAGGCCATTGCTGCATAgcggatgacattgccttgacTCCCTCAGGAGATCAACTGCAAATCACGCTCAATGAGTTAGAGAGACAGctgaacggtgggtctaaaaattaagcTTCAGAACACCAAAGTGATGTTCAAccgtctagcaagagaacagcagttcacaattagtagtgaggtgctggaagtgataaaagaatacatctacttagggcaggtagtgactgctgatctGAATCATGAGagaaaaataactagaaggatagaaatggggtggagcgcatatggcaggttctctcagatcatgaatagcaggttaccaatatccctcaagagaaaagtgtaaaacagctgtatcttcccggtactcacctacgggacaggaacgtgaaggctaacgaaaagggctaagcttaagttaaggacaacgcagcgagccatggaaataaaattgataggcgtaacgttaagagaccggaagcaggcagagtgggcgagcgaacaaacgcgtgttaatgacatcctagtcgacatcaagaggaagaaatgggcttgggcaaggcatgtgatgcgaaggcaagataaacgctggtAATTAAGGGTAagggagtagattccaagagaaggcaaacgtagggcggcagaaggttaggtgggtagataaaattaggaagtttgcgggcatagggtgggcgcagcctgCAAAGGAGAAAGTTATTTGGAGAAACCTGGGAGATacttttgccctgcagttggtgtagtcagactgatgatgatgatatgggaTTGCAGTGAAGGAATTTGCGACCAAGGAATGATACTGGGGATTGGGAATAGGTTTCTATCGTGTAATATCAGCAGATGCTCGCAGATGCTTGACAGCAGATGCTCGCGCTTCTTGCAGGTAGATGACATTGTGGGAAGGGGCGACTGGGGTTTCCACTGGTCAGTGGAAACGACAGTTGCACTTGGAAAAGCTGGTTGCGTCGACCTATACAAACTGAGGTAGTTGTGTTCCTTCCATTTCCACAAAACTAGTGGAAGGcatagactccgttgattttgaggaaaagaaaggcgcatatcTGGCTCCTTGGATTGCTGGACATCTAAATGGCGCTTTGAGGTATTCGGTCGTTACAGCGACGGTGGCGGagccacgcggcctcttcctgaagcggcgagccggtgatcactcggcgcggcgcgtgcaatcgcagtCGTTTGCAGCGTAAGATAcacgtcaaaaatgagcatattctgttattatACGGAGTTCGAACATTCCAAACAGCAAACATGCTGTTTCTGCTAACATTTAAAGAGTTGATAAAGCAGTTATTAAGCGCATTCCGCAGGTTGGTACAgagtttcagcccaatgaccCGTCTCAGCGGCGTACTCTGTAGACGCCACGACATCttgtcgtcaatgcattccttttTGTTCATTCGACCAATGTAGCGTATTACATctgaatgaaaacagtgcagtgcTTATACAATGAGCTGATATGAACTATCggttatattttaaggcggacgtttgcagaaaacTTAGGTTTTTCTATCATGCTTCAGTcaattctggtctagattaaacactgctttctggccacaacgtgATTGCTAAATAGCGATAtcaatggcaagaacttcacaattttACCTTCATTTCTCGAATATAATCCGCAATGCGGATGAATAACcgcaaacgcttcttggcaactgcTGTCTGCTCACCCCATCACAGCGTTTTCCGCcgctagtcaaaaacacattttgagcgctaatttcCACAGGATTACGAAGCTCGAATGACCCCTTTGCTGCCGTTTCAAAGAACAGCTACATTTAATTTTCTATTACCGCATATatgtgaccaacgtacgctgcagatggactatagTAGGACACAATTAAGTCTGCAGTAAAGTTCCGCCCACATTACGGAGCACCGAACAGAATTTCTTCGTGAGAAAATGCAGACCCCTGGTAAAatttttctgtttacctaaacaagcagccaatcacgagtcgaaattgtaggctcaaggattttgatcaTTCTGGCTTGTTTGACGCTGCCCAAGATTAAAAGGTTGATTTTGGTCGCTGGTGTAATTGCTAAGGGCAGTTATTTTACGCCACGGACCTTGGCCACTGTTACCAACTGttgattttcttttcaattgCGTCTTTATAAGATCAGCGCGCAAGCAATAAACATAACCGTATATATGCGGGTAAGGGCTGCACTCATGTAGGCACCAAATATATTCGCAGACTTTCTGGGTTACTAAAGTAGTTTCTCTCGGCTTTCGGGTAAGTGCCGAAAGAACGAGTTGTGAACGCGCAAAAAATCACAGTTCAAAGTGTTTGTCGCACTTTACTatgctgagttcgcaagtttcaacagAGGTTTTGAGGCACTTACGAACAGGCGATTCCATGCccatatcgataaaaatttatttcgagcctgtaatgcagccaaatTTAAGGATAGGATCTTATTAACAACCAAACATTTACTTCTGCTTATATAGACTCTAAAAATCGCGCGAAAGGTGCCACAACGTCAGGAAGacgctttgcttctatagagacgcacgctatggcatcggcgccatcaccgcctcgtccgccttGTCGCACAGCCGCCGTGGCACCTATAGGAGCAGGAATGACCGAATGGAgcggcggcctattgctccaggaggGTTGGTGACGCCAGTTGCGCGCCGTGTTTCGGCCACGGGTTTCTGATGACGGTCGGGTGTTCCATATTGAGCCAAGCAACGCGCGCGAATTTACACAAACCCGGTATATTGAGCCCTGCCATCCCGCCTGCTTACACAGCTACTGCCAGTAGACCTGGCGTTACATTCGCCGGATGTCAGCGCGGAACACGCGTTGTGTGGCCAGTCGCCATTTGATATAGCATCAGAAATACAGTCATCCGCATACAAATAACGGGAACAGGAACGTATTATTGCAATTTTAGTATTTTCTCAATCTTGAGCTTTTCGTTCGCTATGTCTTCATTGCCAAATCCTCCCCGACCGCCTTTGTAGTAATGATCCACAGTTACGACGTCGGAATGCAGTATGTTTGTGCATGCTAAATACAGTAAACGGGAAGACGCCAGCACATCTTgcaactttttgtttttaatagagCAGATCACCAACACACCGGCTAACGTCATTTTTTTTACGTTATTTCTTCATAAACATGCGGCTGATCCTGCATTTGTACTGCTTGGCTCAAGTCTACTGCGAAATGCAGCCTCTAATTTTCGGATTATTCTCAGACACGCCTCGTTTCTTCATGTCAAGGCGGCCAAAAGAAATTCGCGAGTTAGATTTTTGAAGATGAGCACTCTCTTGTTTTAGGGCAGCGCCGATGAACGTGTAATTTCATTTCTTGCTTTAACTGCATGAAAGCTTTACATACGTCGTGATCGCTGATTTTATGCAAGAATTTAAGCTTTTTAGTGTGAAAAATCAGTCAGAACAAACATAATTCAAGCCCTCATAGCTGTAATGAGTTTATATTTGCACTCTCGGCAGCGAGAACCGGCGGCCGGCTTGTGCTCTGCAAAGAATTTATTATGCCGTTGTTTTTTTGCGAACACACCCCCTGTCTAGTTAGGGAATACAAGGCACCTTAAAGCAATTGAGATTCCAGGCAGATGCCTTACATCATTACGCCGAGCTCAAATGTTTTCCCCAGCCGCATCGCTTAACAACTTGATGCCGTTAGTATATTTGACAAACAAGACTTTCGAGAAAATCCGTAATTGTTCAGCATAAAAGATAGAAATTTTTCTTTGCGATCTTATCGTGTTTTATTAAAGTACTGAACATTTGAATATTCTTTTCTCAATGCGTAATAATTTCACAACAACGGGTTAAGAGCCTACGGCTCTCCGACGTTGTTTTGGTAGTATGAGTGCATGGAGCCTAGGACCGTGGCCCGGAGGGATCGGTTGGATGGGGTCCAGGCACGTGCCACTCCAAAGCCTATTTGTCTCCGGGAAGCAGAGACAGCCAACCGGGCAGTCCATTCCCCTTAGCAGCGGATTGCACTGATCCATGAAAGAAAAGTTTCTGGTCAGAATTTGCAGGTGGAACGTTTTAAAAATTATTGCAACGTGTAATCTATAACGAAATGTTTGATTCAGCAAATGCACGACGCACAAAAAATTTTTTACACAGCTTCATGTGACCGCAGGGGCAAAGAAGAAGCATCACTAGTCGGCACCATTATTGATGCATTCATATGGTGAAATCAATAGGCATCATCCAAGTAGCTTCTGAGGCAGAGATTACGCTCACCTGTATACCATACAATCGTTCACTGCGTGAAAAGCACGAGCACTTTTGTAGGTGCTTTAGCTTTTGGTGGTTTGGCAGCAGACTCGCTAATCAGTAAAGCGATGTGACAGCTGTTCAAAAGTCATCGCATTTAACTGCGTCATTAGGTTTCGTTTTGGAATGGTGGCCTAGTTTATCGCCGATTTTCTTGAAACCGACGTCACGCTGCGGTGGCGCCGGGAACTAGTCCAAGAGGGACCACCACGCGCGGAACTGCATAATTTGCACCGAAGCATCAGTGCTTCGCTGGCACATGCAGACGTTGCTGTTACAGTTTGCTTGTAAATCTATATCTTAGCTGTTGCGCGGATGTTTCCGCACtccagaggtaaaaaaaaaactcagtggCATTGCGACAGTTTTCTGATGATAGTAATACAGAGAACATGGAAAGAAAAAGTTTCAGTGCTCCTGCAGAATGCTTGCAAGCCTCTCTCTCCCCGCTCTCAGTCAGTTCtaaattgaaacattacatgcGTTGTAAAGGAATCTGCACATAAAGCTATTGTTCCGGCTTCGACCTCCCAGTCGACAGTACCCCTGTCGTTGCGTAGTCCAATGTGTCAGCCTATATCCTAATATTGCTCCTTTTCCCCTTCTTAACGCTCTTCAGGAATTCTCCACCTGTGTCTTCGCCACTCCGCCTTAGTGGGTGCGTGCCATCTTTATTTAGGCAAACCAACCAAGCATGCATGACACGGCCGTTCTTCTGAGGCATCAAGCCTGTATTTCGAAAGAATCTTCTTGGACCAGAAGAGCCCGTGTAAATGCGCGCCGCTTTTAGCGAACATCACTGTGGACTCAAGTATAACGGGATCATTCCAAGCGCAAATCTGTTTGTGGATGGCTGTATTTCAAATTACAGGCATTATCAAATAGTCAGTGAATGGTTACATGGCGCTTTGTTATCCTTGAAAATTGGGGCATAGCATTATTATGATTCCGTTCGAAATTTAACACTGACTCTTCTTGCAGTTTATTATCTGCTTATATGCCCTCCTTTCAACCTGAATCAGTAAAAGAGACCATGTGACGGCAAAGATCGAACAGAATCAATTCATCACCATCAttagcctgacaacgcccactgcaagaAAGACCTGTCTTATGAATCCACAATCAACCCTGCCCTTTACAAACTGCGACCACCGTACCCTATCAAAAACGCAAACGAAAATTTTATTTTGTCACAACAGGCATTCCTGTAGTATTTTGAGACCTCACAACAGAAATTCTTGTAGTAACAATAGGATTCTTTTAGTATTGAGCAGTCTCCTGTCGTAACAATAGAGCCAGTTCTGTCACATCAGACAATTTCTCCATACTACACAAAAATCTGTCGTAATGACAGGAGGGCAAAAATTTCTGTTGTATGTTGGGACCGGCTCAGTTGTGTTTTTCCACTGAGTatgcccgcaagcttcttaaactcatccgccgacctaactttcttccgctccttgctacgcttgccttctcttaaaaTCCACGCTGTCACCCTTAACGACcggctgttatcttgccttcgatttacatgccctgcccaagcccaattctttcTCTTGATTCCGAATAGGATATCATTGGCCCGCATGTGTTTCCTCACcccctctgcccgcttccggtctcttaacgttagacctatcttttttttttcatggctcgctgcgttgtcctgaacttaagctgaacccatatcgttagcctccacatttctgccccataggtgagtgccggtaaagTACTGCTGTTGTATAttcttctcttgaggaatattgctaaattgccattcatgattcgagagaacctgccatatgcgcaccacccaattcttattattttagttatttccctctcatgaaccAGCAGAATCAAATAATAATACCTTTATCACAGCGACCTTATATACTTTCTCATTACAAGCTTTCCATCTACTACTTAAGAATAAACTGGGAACGGCAGGGTTTTTTTCTGCGTGAAAAGATTTCGCGGAAGAGGCGACGTCAGTCTTCACGCATTCCACAACTACACACAGATACAGATATATGTTCATATCCAAAAGGGACACAGAAACGTTCAAACAGTTATGCGTCTTTCTTTAACCAGCAATTCGTAGTTTTTACTACCCAGAGGCACTAAGTATTTTGATTGTTTTTTTCAGTTGCAaaacgaaattttttttccttcacggtAGCATGACTGGAAATATTTGTCtggtttgtatttttgttttcagagGCAAGTGCTGCATAGGTGCTTGGGCACCCCACCGAGAAGCGTTCTTAGGGGGAGTGGCTCAAAATCCAGAACAAACATCTTGCGTCGATGCTGCGAAATGCGCCGTTAATAAAGAAGATGACCCCGCATGCACTGGAATCGTCCAAGCTAAACTTTATAGTAGCAACCTCTTTACGCACCAATGCTGGGAGAGTGCAACGATGTAGACTTGCAAAACTTTATTGATTCAAATACCATTAGTGCAAGGTACATTCAATGCGCATGCGTGGGACCAGGAGTGATGTGACGTCGACTTTTCCTCCGTGCGGCTCGCACATGCACTGTACTGTGACCCTTTTACCGCAAAAGACCGTGCCAATGCCTAATGGGCTCGACGCAGCCTGCAATGGTGAGGGTCGAAGAAAGCGGCGATGAGCGGATTAGACCAATTATACATGCACGTAAGTTCTTTCCTGTGCAGGCCACACGCGGGCTTCACATAGCGGAATTAAGTGAACCATATCATTTGACGACGGGCACATATGGGCCAATGGTACGTCatatttatggtttggtttacgggggtgtAAGTTCCCGaggcgactctggctatgagggacgccgtgatgaagggcttcggaaatttagaccacctggggttctttaccgtgcactgacatcgcactgcacgcgggcctctagaatttcgtctccaatGATATTCGATCGCCACGACCGGTACTGATACCGCGTCTTTGgcgtcagaagccgagcgccataaccactgaggcaccgcggtggCCGGTACGTCATGCGCACCCACCTTTAGTTGTCATTCTTGCAACACATCATGGGTACGTAAATATACGACAACTCAAAACATCAGCTCTGCAACATTACCTGATTTTTTGTGAGTGGCATAGGATTATGAAATCATGTACACTTCGGGTATGTGTCATACACTTCACGAAGGTCTCCGAATACGTAGATCTGCAGTCTCGTGCGTGTACCATCACGTACGTCTGTGATCACGTAGGCCTACGATCGCTTAGGCGTGTGATCTTGTATTATCATTGTCACTCCCACGCACCACCCCGcactggaacgatcttccggattGGATCGTCCTGCAGCGtaatcatgacacctttcgcGAACATCTACTCAAACACTTCGTTGATAACGCTTAGCACGCCATTTGTATGCTCATGATTCATATAACTTTGTTTTAAGCTACTTGAAACTATTGCTTCCCCGGAGTGTTCATGCGCAGCTATCCTCATGTGTGCCTGAATTGTTTTCTTTCACTTTTGTGTAACTCTTGTTGCATTTCCCCTATTTTTGTTCCATGATGCATAGTTGTATCGTCACTTTATAACTTTTTGTAAACGACATATGAACTCACTTGTTTTTGTCGGTTTGGTTGCCATTTTAGTATGCTT containing:
- the LOC144111090 gene encoding uncharacterized protein LOC144111090, whose amino-acid sequence is MAMCIFSDNKMTSVALLSILLFTFVVEAVGPMDPFYPHLHCVRRCNPLLRGMDCPVGCLCFPETNRLWSGTCLDPIQPIPPGHGPRLHALILPKQRRRAVGS